From the Mycobacterium noviomagense genome, the window CTGATCATGAACTACGACGGCGCGACGGGCAGCTTCCCGTCATGGGTGCTCTATCCCGCGGCGCTGGCGATGATGGTGCTGTCCAAGTCGTTCAGTGTGTTGCGCAGCGCGGTGACGCCGCGGGTCATGCCGCCGACCATCGACCTGGTGCGGGTGAATTCCCGCTTGACGGTGTTCGGGCTGCTCGGCGGCACGATCGTCGGCGGTGGCATCGCAAGCGGGATCGAGTTCGCCTTGACCCACCTGTTTCAGTTGCCCGGCGCGCTGTTTTTCATCGTCGCCGTGACACTGGCGGGCGCCTGGTTGTCGATGCGGATTCCGCGCTGGGTCGAGGTGACCACCGGCGAGGTTCCCGCCACGTTGAGCTATCGCGTCCCCACTGCCCGCACGCGCCGAAGCTGGCCCGAGGAGGTCAAGCGGGCCAGCGGTGTGCTGCGACAACCGTTGGGCCGCAATATCATCACGGCGTTGTGGGGCAACAGCACGATCAAGGTGATGGTCGGATTCCTGTTTTTGTATCCGGCATTCGTCGCCAAAGCACATGACGCCAGCGGGTGGGTGCAGTTAGGCATGCTCGGCCTGATCGGCGCTGCTGCCGCGGTGGGAAACTTTGCCGGCAACTTCACCAGCGCGCGGCTGCAATTGGGCAGGCCCGCAGTGCTCGTCGTGCGATGCACCGTGGCGGTCACGGCGGCGGCGCTGGCGGCGGCGGTGGCCGGAAATCTTGTGGTGGCCGCCGTGGCCACCTTGGTGACATCGGGAGCCAGTGCGATCGGGAAGGCATCGCTGGACGCCTCGCTGCAGGACGATCTGCCCGAAGAATCGCGGGCCTCGGCTTTCGGCCGCTCGGAGTCGACGCTGCAGCTGGCCTGGGTGCTAGGTGGCGCGCTGGGCGTGATGTTGTACACCGAGCTGTGGGTCGGTTTCACCGCGGTGACCGCCATCTTGATCCTTGGTCTGGCGCAAACGGTCGTTAGCTACCACGGTGATTCGTTGATCCCAGGCTTCGGTGGCAATCGGCCGGTCATGGTCGAGCAGGAAGGTGGCCGCCGCGGGAGCGATGCGGCGGCGGTCGGGCGCAAATGACGCGTCGCGTAGTGCTGCTGGCGGTTGTCGTGGTGCTGGCCGTCGGCGCCGGGGTCGGCACCTGGCTCCTGGTACCCGGCCACGGCCCGCAGCGACCGAAGATCAGCGCATACACCTACGGGCACCTGACCCGCGTTGGCCCGTATGTGTATTGCAATGTTTTGAACGTCAACGACTGTCAGACACCGCACGCGCAAGGCGAGTTGCCGGTCACCGCGCGCGATCCGGTGCAGCTCTCGGTTCCCGGCGCGATCGGGCGCGCGCCGTGGCGGCTGCTTCGGGTGTACGAAGACAACACCACCACAAGCTACTTCCGGCCCGGGGCGCGGCTGGCGGTCACCATCCCCACCGTCGACGCCCAACGCGGGCGGCTGACCGGGATCGTCGTGCAGCTGCTGACGTTGGTGCGCGACGCCGCCGGTGAACTGCAGGATGTGCCCCACGCGGAATGGTCGGTGCGCACGGTGTGGAGTTAGCGGTTTGGCTCCGCACCGTGACCGGCGGGCACCCGTTCGGCATCGAGCGGCGGACCGGGCGGGGTTCCGTCGCCAAAGGGCTTGCCGCCCAATGCTTCCCGACTATGCGGCGTCAACCAGTTGGCCAGGTCTGGGCCCTTCGGCACGATGCGGGTGGGGTTGATGTCGCTGTGCACGATGTAGTAGTGCTGCTTGATCTGGACGAAGTCGACGGTGTCACCGAAGCCCGGAGTCTGGAATAGGTCACGCACGTAAGCCCACAGCACCGGCATCTCGGAAAGCTTCTGGCGATTGCACTTGAAGTGCCCGTGATAGACAGCGTCGAAGCGGGCCAGCGTGGTGAACAGCCGCACATCGGCTTCGGTGATGGTGTCGCCCACCAGATATCGCTGACCGGACAGGTGCTCACTGACCCAATCCAGGGCGGTGAACAGCCGGTCGTAGGCCGCCTCGTAAGCCTGTTGCGAGCCGGCGAAACCGCACCGGTACACCCCGTTGTTGATCTCGGTGTAGACCCGCTTGTTGACCTCGTCGATTTGCGCCCGCAGCGGCTCGGGATACAGCTGCGGCGCGCCTTCGCGGTGATACGCGGTCCACTCGGTGGAGAAATCCAGCGTGATTTGCGCGAAATCGTTGGTGACGACGGCGCCGGTCGGAATATCGACGATCGCCGGAACGGTGATGCCCTTCGAATAGTCGGGGAAGCGTTTGAGGTAGGCATCCCGCAGTCGCGGGATCTTCAGCACCGGGTCGACGCCGCCAGGGTCCAGATCGAAAGTCCAACTGCGCTCGTCATGGGTGGGACCGCAAAACCCAATCGAGAGAACGGGTTCGAGCCCGAGTAGTCGTCGCACGATGATCGCGCGGTTGGCCCACGGGCAGGCCCGGGCAACGATTAGCCGATATCGACCGGGCTCGACGGGATATCCGTCACGTCCGTCAGCCGTGATGCGCGTGTTGATGTAGTTGGTGTCGCGGGTGAACTCGCCCGCTTCAGCGACATAGGAACTCATGCCTTTCAGCATGCCCCTCGGCA encodes:
- a CDS encoding MFS transporter, with the translated sequence MANYPADDFRDQRLRRPPPMPSANRYLPPLRHDPAEGRGRNEPPRGAPSGERITVTRAAAQRSREMGSRMYWLVQRAATADGADKSGLTALTWPVVVNFAVDSAMAVALANTLFFAAATGESKSRVALYLLITIAPFAVVAPLIGPALDRLQHGRRVALALSFVLRTALAVVLIMNYDGATGSFPSWVLYPAALAMMVLSKSFSVLRSAVTPRVMPPTIDLVRVNSRLTVFGLLGGTIVGGGIASGIEFALTHLFQLPGALFFIVAVTLAGAWLSMRIPRWVEVTTGEVPATLSYRVPTARTRRSWPEEVKRASGVLRQPLGRNIITALWGNSTIKVMVGFLFLYPAFVAKAHDASGWVQLGMLGLIGAAAAVGNFAGNFTSARLQLGRPAVLVVRCTVAVTAAALAAAVAGNLVVAAVATLVTSGASAIGKASLDASLQDDLPEESRASAFGRSESTLQLAWVLGGALGVMLYTELWVGFTAVTAILILGLAQTVVSYHGDSLIPGFGGNRPVMVEQEGGRRGSDAAAVGRK
- a CDS encoding DUF2771 domain-containing protein yields the protein MTRRVVLLAVVVVLAVGAGVGTWLLVPGHGPQRPKISAYTYGHLTRVGPYVYCNVLNVNDCQTPHAQGELPVTARDPVQLSVPGAIGRAPWRLLRVYEDNTTTSYFRPGARLAVTIPTVDAQRGRLTGIVVQLLTLVRDAAGELQDVPHAEWSVRTVWS
- a CDS encoding glutathione S-transferase family protein; amino-acid sequence: MSSYVAEAGEFTRDTNYINTRITADGRDGYPVEPGRYRLIVARACPWANRAIIVRRLLGLEPVLSIGFCGPTHDERSWTFDLDPGGVDPVLKIPRLRDAYLKRFPDYSKGITVPAIVDIPTGAVVTNDFAQITLDFSTEWTAYHREGAPQLYPEPLRAQIDEVNKRVYTEINNGVYRCGFAGSQQAYEAAYDRLFTALDWVSEHLSGQRYLVGDTITEADVRLFTTLARFDAVYHGHFKCNRQKLSEMPVLWAYVRDLFQTPGFGDTVDFVQIKQHYYIVHSDINPTRIVPKGPDLANWLTPHSREALGGKPFGDGTPPGPPLDAERVPAGHGAEPNR